Proteins from a genomic interval of Rosa chinensis cultivar Old Blush chromosome 2, RchiOBHm-V2, whole genome shotgun sequence:
- the LOC112184794 gene encoding uncharacterized protein LOC112184794, translating into MTATSPTRVNWKPPHEERLKMNFDGACDLKNGLSGLGVMFRDSQGVMKGAMAVPQVGKLPPRSVEALALLHGLRFALHMEFLSIEVEGDGLSVINSFNDSFDDLSYEGHIIDEVKSLIQYFNSCSGHFVKLEGNRVAHRLAKEALKISQHSLCLESVLIGSINVSIWTFNVKYSL; encoded by the coding sequence ATGACCGCAACCTCTCCTACTCGGGTCAATTGGAAACCACCTCATGAAGAACGCCTCAAAATGAATTTCGACGGAGCTTGTGATCTAAAGAATGGACTGAGTGGGCTGGGAGTAATGTTCAGAGATAGCCAAGGAGTCATGAAGGGTGCCATGGCAGTCCCACAAGTTGGGAAGCTTCCACCAAGATCTGTGGAAGCTTTGGCACTATTGCATGGTCTCCGGTTTGCGCTGCACATGGAATTCCTCAGTATTGAAGTGGAAGGTGATGGACTCTCAGTGATTAATAGTTTTAATGATAGCTTTGATGATTTAAGTTATGAGGGACATATTATTGATGAAGTCAAGTCCCTGATTCAATATTTTAATTCTTGTAGTGGGCACTTTGTGAAACTGGAAGGCAATAGAGTTGCTCACCGGTTAGCAAAGGAAGCCTTAAAAATTAGTCAACATTCTCTTTGTTTGGAGTCGGTCCTGATTGGCTCTATTAATGTGTCAATATGGACTTTCAATGTGAAGTATAGTTTGTGA
- the LOC112183886 gene encoding RNA-binding KH domain-containing protein PEPPER isoform X2, with amino-acid sequence MDAVIRVFKCVAGLSKSAGTAELFGAAGVVFCSIRLLVASTQGINLIGKQGSLIKSIQESTAASVRVLSGEEVPFYVAADERIIEMQGETLKVLKALEAVVSHLRKFLVDHSVLPLFEKIYTAPVSQERQPDPWADKSLLHTATQTGGGTNYPLTATRESLFLSRESQLESQLPSSGLSIYGQEASLSSIHSSGLGRPSAPIVTQITQTMQIPLSYAEDIIGVEGRSIEFICRSSGALLTVQESRGLPDEITVEIKGTSSQVQAAQQLIQEVIATSNKDQIPSSYGRMDTGLRSSYSQLAW; translated from the exons ATGGATGCTGTAATAAGAGTATTCAAATGTGTCGCTGGATTATCTAAGAGTGCAGGCACGGCAGAGTTGTTTGGTGCTGCTGGAGTTGTATTCTGTTCCATCCGTTTGTTGGTAGCATCCACACAAGGGATTAATTTAATTGGAAAACAAGGATCATTAATCAAATCTATACAGGAGAGTACCGCTGCTTCTGTGCGAGTATTGTCTGGAG AAGAGGTTCCATTCTATGTTGCCGCTGATGAGAGGATTATTGAAATGCAGGGAGAAACCTTAAAGGTGCTCAAAGCTCTAGAAGCAGTAGTGTCTCACCTGAGGAAGTTTTTGGTTGATCATAGTGTTCTTCCTCTTTTTGAGAAAATT TACACTGCTCCAGTTTCTCAAGAACGCCAACCAGATCCCTGGGCTGACAAGTCGTTGCTTCATACTgcaactcaaactggaggtggCACTAATTATCCTCTCACAGCTACACGGGAATCTTTGTTTCTCAGCCGTGAGTCGCAATTGGAATCACAACTCCCATCCTCTGGACTTTCCATTTATGGACAAGAGGCTTCTCTTTCTTCAATACATTCTTCAGGACTTGGCCGTCCTAGTGCTCCTATTGTTACTCAG ATTACGCAAACAATGCAAATTCCTCTGTCTTATGCTGAGGACATTATTGGGGTTGAAGGAAGGAGTATTGAATTTATTTGTCGTAGTAGTGGAGCCTTGTTAACTGTACAAGAGAGCAGGGGACTACCTGATGAAATTACAGTGGAAATAAAAGGCACCTCATCACAGGTTCAAGCGGCTCAACAACTGATTCAG gaaGTTATAGCAACCAGCAACAAGGATCAAATTCCAAGCAGCTATGGCAGGATGGATACCGGATTGAGGTCATCCTACTCTCA ATTAGCTTGGTAG
- the LOC112183886 gene encoding RNA-binding KH domain-containing protein PEPPER isoform X3, producing MDAVIRVFKCVAGLSKSAGTAELFGAAGVVFCSIRLLVASTQGINLIGKQGSLIKSIQESTAASVRVLSGEEVPFYVAADERIIEMQGETLKVLKALEAVVSHLRKFLVDHSVLPLFEKIYTAPVSQERQPDPWADKSLLHTATQTGGGTNYPLTATRESLFLSRESQLESQLPSSGLSIYGQEASLSSIHSSGLGRPSAPIVTQITQTMQIPLSYAEDIIGVEGRSIEFICRSSGALLTVQESRGLPDEITVEIKGTSSQVQAAQQLIQEVIATSNKDQIPSSYGRMDTGLRLAW from the exons ATGGATGCTGTAATAAGAGTATTCAAATGTGTCGCTGGATTATCTAAGAGTGCAGGCACGGCAGAGTTGTTTGGTGCTGCTGGAGTTGTATTCTGTTCCATCCGTTTGTTGGTAGCATCCACACAAGGGATTAATTTAATTGGAAAACAAGGATCATTAATCAAATCTATACAGGAGAGTACCGCTGCTTCTGTGCGAGTATTGTCTGGAG AAGAGGTTCCATTCTATGTTGCCGCTGATGAGAGGATTATTGAAATGCAGGGAGAAACCTTAAAGGTGCTCAAAGCTCTAGAAGCAGTAGTGTCTCACCTGAGGAAGTTTTTGGTTGATCATAGTGTTCTTCCTCTTTTTGAGAAAATT TACACTGCTCCAGTTTCTCAAGAACGCCAACCAGATCCCTGGGCTGACAAGTCGTTGCTTCATACTgcaactcaaactggaggtggCACTAATTATCCTCTCACAGCTACACGGGAATCTTTGTTTCTCAGCCGTGAGTCGCAATTGGAATCACAACTCCCATCCTCTGGACTTTCCATTTATGGACAAGAGGCTTCTCTTTCTTCAATACATTCTTCAGGACTTGGCCGTCCTAGTGCTCCTATTGTTACTCAG ATTACGCAAACAATGCAAATTCCTCTGTCTTATGCTGAGGACATTATTGGGGTTGAAGGAAGGAGTATTGAATTTATTTGTCGTAGTAGTGGAGCCTTGTTAACTGTACAAGAGAGCAGGGGACTACCTGATGAAATTACAGTGGAAATAAAAGGCACCTCATCACAGGTTCAAGCGGCTCAACAACTGATTCAG gaaGTTATAGCAACCAGCAACAAGGATCAAATTCCAAGCAGCTATGGCAGGATGGATACCGGATTGAG ATTAGCTTGGTAG
- the LOC112183886 gene encoding RNA-binding KH domain-containing protein PEPPER isoform X1: MDAVIRVFKCVAGLSKSAGTAELFGAAGVVFCSIRLLVASTQGINLIGKQGSLIKSIQESTAASVRVLSGEEVPFYVAADERIIEMQGETLKVLKALEAVVSHLRKFLVDHSVLPLFEKIYTAPVSQERQPDPWADKSLLHTATQTGGGTNYPLTATRESLFLSRESQLESQLPSSGLSIYGQEASLSSIHSSGLGRPSAPIVTQITQTMQIPLSYAEDIIGVEGRSIEFICRSSGALLTVQESRGLPDEITVEIKGTSSQVQAAQQLIQEVIATSNKDQIPSSYGRMDTGLRSSYSQLDSISYPSSSVSSLP, translated from the exons ATGGATGCTGTAATAAGAGTATTCAAATGTGTCGCTGGATTATCTAAGAGTGCAGGCACGGCAGAGTTGTTTGGTGCTGCTGGAGTTGTATTCTGTTCCATCCGTTTGTTGGTAGCATCCACACAAGGGATTAATTTAATTGGAAAACAAGGATCATTAATCAAATCTATACAGGAGAGTACCGCTGCTTCTGTGCGAGTATTGTCTGGAG AAGAGGTTCCATTCTATGTTGCCGCTGATGAGAGGATTATTGAAATGCAGGGAGAAACCTTAAAGGTGCTCAAAGCTCTAGAAGCAGTAGTGTCTCACCTGAGGAAGTTTTTGGTTGATCATAGTGTTCTTCCTCTTTTTGAGAAAATT TACACTGCTCCAGTTTCTCAAGAACGCCAACCAGATCCCTGGGCTGACAAGTCGTTGCTTCATACTgcaactcaaactggaggtggCACTAATTATCCTCTCACAGCTACACGGGAATCTTTGTTTCTCAGCCGTGAGTCGCAATTGGAATCACAACTCCCATCCTCTGGACTTTCCATTTATGGACAAGAGGCTTCTCTTTCTTCAATACATTCTTCAGGACTTGGCCGTCCTAGTGCTCCTATTGTTACTCAG ATTACGCAAACAATGCAAATTCCTCTGTCTTATGCTGAGGACATTATTGGGGTTGAAGGAAGGAGTATTGAATTTATTTGTCGTAGTAGTGGAGCCTTGTTAACTGTACAAGAGAGCAGGGGACTACCTGATGAAATTACAGTGGAAATAAAAGGCACCTCATCACAGGTTCAAGCGGCTCAACAACTGATTCAG gaaGTTATAGCAACCAGCAACAAGGATCAAATTCCAAGCAGCTATGGCAGGATGGATACCGGATTGAGGTCATCCTACTCTCAGTTAGATTCTATATCTTACCCTTCCTCTTCAGTATCCTCGCTACCTTAA
- the LOC112183886 gene encoding RNA-binding KH domain-containing protein PEPPER isoform X4, giving the protein MDAVIRVFKCVAGLSKSAGTAELFGAAGVVFCSIRLLVASTQGINLIGKQGSLIKSIQESTAASVRVLSGEEVPFYVAADERIIEMQGETLKYTAPVSQERQPDPWADKSLLHTATQTGGGTNYPLTATRESLFLSRESQLESQLPSSGLSIYGQEASLSSIHSSGLGRPSAPIVTQITQTMQIPLSYAEDIIGVEGRSIEFICRSSGALLTVQESRGLPDEITVEIKGTSSQVQAAQQLIQEVIATSNKDQIPSSYGRMDTGLRSSYSQLDSISYPSSSVSSLP; this is encoded by the exons ATGGATGCTGTAATAAGAGTATTCAAATGTGTCGCTGGATTATCTAAGAGTGCAGGCACGGCAGAGTTGTTTGGTGCTGCTGGAGTTGTATTCTGTTCCATCCGTTTGTTGGTAGCATCCACACAAGGGATTAATTTAATTGGAAAACAAGGATCATTAATCAAATCTATACAGGAGAGTACCGCTGCTTCTGTGCGAGTATTGTCTGGAG AAGAGGTTCCATTCTATGTTGCCGCTGATGAGAGGATTATTGAAATGCAGGGAGAAACCTTAAAG TACACTGCTCCAGTTTCTCAAGAACGCCAACCAGATCCCTGGGCTGACAAGTCGTTGCTTCATACTgcaactcaaactggaggtggCACTAATTATCCTCTCACAGCTACACGGGAATCTTTGTTTCTCAGCCGTGAGTCGCAATTGGAATCACAACTCCCATCCTCTGGACTTTCCATTTATGGACAAGAGGCTTCTCTTTCTTCAATACATTCTTCAGGACTTGGCCGTCCTAGTGCTCCTATTGTTACTCAG ATTACGCAAACAATGCAAATTCCTCTGTCTTATGCTGAGGACATTATTGGGGTTGAAGGAAGGAGTATTGAATTTATTTGTCGTAGTAGTGGAGCCTTGTTAACTGTACAAGAGAGCAGGGGACTACCTGATGAAATTACAGTGGAAATAAAAGGCACCTCATCACAGGTTCAAGCGGCTCAACAACTGATTCAG gaaGTTATAGCAACCAGCAACAAGGATCAAATTCCAAGCAGCTATGGCAGGATGGATACCGGATTGAGGTCATCCTACTCTCAGTTAGATTCTATATCTTACCCTTCCTCTTCAGTATCCTCGCTACCTTAA
- the LOC112183886 gene encoding proteasome subunit beta type-6 isoform X5 produces MDNVYVYHSGSATDSQVVSDYVRHFLHQHTIQLWQPATVKVVANLIRLLSYGGTVIKAPFAIGGSGSSYLYGFFDQAWREGMTKDEAEVLISGRE; encoded by the exons ATGGATAATGTCTACGTCTATCACTCTGGATCG GCTACAGATTCTCAGGTTGTTTCCGACTATGTGAGGCACTTTCTTCATCAGCACAC GATTCAGCTATGGCAGCCTGCTACTGTCAAAGTTGTTGCTAATCTCATCAGGCTACTGTCATATGGCGGCACAGTCATAAAAGCGCCATTTGCCATTGGAG GTTCTGGCTCCAGTTACTTGTATGGATTCTTTGATCAAGCATGGAGAGAAGGAATGACCAAGGACGAAGCGGAG GTGCTGATCTCCGGAAGGGAATAG